Below is a window of Frigoribacterium sp. SL97 DNA.
ACCGCGCCTCCGGACCCGGTCACCGCCTGGCGGAACCCGTCGGCGCGCTCGCGGGCGGCCAGCCACTGGTCCGGCCCGGCGACGTAGGCCACGCGGCGGTGGCCGAGGCGCACGAGGTGCTCGGCCGCGACCCGGCCGGCGTGCTCGTTGATCGACTCGGTGGTGCCCTCGACCATCAGCCCGAAGTCACGCGCCACGGGCACCGAGATCGCCCGGCGTTCGAGCGCCGACCGGGCGACGGCGGTCTGCGCGGTCACGACGATGCCGGCGATCTGCTGCCCGAGCATCAGGTCGAGGGCGTCGTCGACCGAGCGCTCGTCGCCGCCGTCCATCGAGACGATGTCGGTGACGTAGCCGAGCGAACGCGCGGCCTCCGTGGCCCCGGCGATCGTGCGGGCGGGCCCCGACTGGTGCATGTTGTCGGCGAGCAGCCCGATGCGGTTCGTCCGCTGCAGGCGCAGGTAGCGGGCCGCCGAGTTGGGGCGGTACTCGAGCTCGGCGAGGGCCTGCTCGACCTTCTCGCGGGTGGCGGGACGGATGCCCTCGAACCCCCGTAGGAACCTGCTGACGGTCTGGTGCGAGACGCCCGCGCGCTTCGCCACGTCGTAGATCGTGGCGTCCTTCATGCCCCGAGGGTAGCGGTGCCCGGAGGCCCGTGCCCCGCCCGGGGGCGAGCCCGGGACGTGGACGGACCCGGGGTGTGGACGGACCCGGGGTGTGGACGCGCCCGAGGTGTGGACGCGCCCGGCTAGGCGGTGCGCTCGATCTCGCGGGTGATGCCGACGAGCACGCGGCGCATGTACGGCGCCCAGGCGAAGCGCACGATGCCGCGCACGATCGCCCCGCGCCCCGGTCGGGCGAAGAACGAGTAGGTCCAGTCGACCCGCGTGCGCCCGCTCGGGGTCGCCCGGTAGCTCCAGTCGGCGCGGCCGCCCGTCACCAGCCGCCCGAGCAGCCCGGTGAACTCGCTGAGCTCGTAGACGAAGACTCCGTCGGGCTCCACGCGCACGAGGCTCTCGACGACGCTGCTGCCGTCCGACAGCTCGAGCCGGCGGGTGCGCCCCACGGCGTCCCACGGGCCGGTCTGATCGTGGACGGCCACGACGGCCGGGATCACCCCCGCCCTCGGATAGAACCCGACGGGGGTCAGCGGCGTCGCGATGCTCCACGCCCGGTCGAGCGGAGCGGCGGCGACGCGCGCGGTGCTCGCGCTCGCGGTGACGGTCATGCCGAGGGGTTCGGAACGGAGGGCGCGAACGACGGGACGGGTCCTCCCCAGGCGCCCCGCGCCTCCTGACCGTCCCCCCAGGAGGCGCGGGTCGGCTCCCGGGTACGCCGGACGAGAGCAGACTGGCCGCGTGAAGACGACGACGTTACCCACCACCGACCGCCCCGCCTCGACCATCGTCCTCGGGCTCATGCGCATCTCGGGCATGACCGACGACGCGATCCGTGAACTCGTGGCCGAGGCCCGAGACCTCGGCATCGACTTCTTCGACCACGCCGACGTGTACGGCGACCACCCCCACCACTGCGAGCAGCGCTTCGGCGACGCCGTCACCATGACCTCGTCCGAGCGCGACGCGATCCAGCTGCAGAGCAAGGTCGGCATCCGTGACGGCTTCTGGGACTTCTCGACCGAGCACATCCTCGAGTCGGTCGACGCCTCGCTCGCCGCCCTGCACACCGACCGCCTCGACGTGCTGCTGCTGCACCGCCCCGACGCCCTGGTCGAGCCCGACGAGGTGGCCGCCGCCTTCGACCAGCTGCACGCCGCCGGCAAGGTGCGCCACTTCGGCGTCTCGAACCACACGCCCGCCCAGGTCGAGCTGCTCAAGCGCAGCGTGACGCAGCCGCTGATCGTCAACCAGGTGCAGCTCAGCATCACCCACGCCCCGCTGATCGCGGCGGGCGTCGCGGCCAACATGGCCGGGCTCGACCAGTCCGTCGACCGCGACAACGGCATCCTCGACCACAGCCGCCTGAACGACATGACCTTGCAGGCCTGGTCGCCGTTCCAGAAGGGGTTCTTCGACGGCGTGTTCCTCGGCGACCGTGACGGCTACCCCGAGCTCAACGACGTCATCGACGAGCTCGCTGCCAAGTACGACGTCCCGCCGTCGGCGATCCCCGTGGCCTGGATCACCCGGCACCCGGCCCGGATGCAGGTCGTGCTCGGCACCACGAGCGTCGCGCACCTCCGCGACAGCGCCGCGGGGTCGGACGTGCCCCTGACCCGGCCCGAGTGGTACCGGCTCTTCACGGCGGCCGGGCACACGCTGCCGTAGCGCGCTGCGCTGCGCTGCGCTGCGCTGCGCTGGGCTGCGCCCGCCGGTCCGCCCCCCATCCCTTTTCCCCCGCTCGCCGCCACGAAGCAAACACACCGCCATCTTTTTGCGTGGCGGGTTGTTTACTCCGTGGCGGGGTGGCGGGGTGGCGGGGTGGCGGGGTGGCGGGACGAGCGGCCGAGCGGCGGGGCAGCGGGCCTCATGCGGGGTCACACTCCGACCGGCGCGGAGGGAATGTCCTAGGGTCGACAGGGCGTTGGGACGCACAGATCGGTGCAGAGACCGAGGTGCCTCCCGCGCCCCGTCCGCACCCCGAAGGGACCATCGTGACCCAGCCCAAGATGAACGTCGAGTCGTTCAACCTCGACCACCGCACCGTCGCCGCGCCCTACGTGCGCGTCGCCGACCAGAAGACGTTGCCGCACGGCGACGTCATCACCAAGTTCGACGTCCGGTTCACGCAACCGAACGAGGCTCACCTCGACATGGCGTCGGTCCACTCGCTCGAGCACCTCTTCGCCGAGCACTCCCGCAACCGCTCCGGCGACGTCATCGACTTCTCGCCGATGGGCTGCCAGACCGGTTTCTACCTGATCCTGCAGGGCGACCCCGCGATGGACGACGTCCTGTCGCTGATCGAGGGCACCCTCACCGACATCACCACCGCGACCGAGGTCCCCGCGGCCAACGAGGTCCAGTGCGGCTGGGGTGCCAACCACACGCTCGAGGGTGCCCAGGGCGTCGCCCGCGACTTCCTCGCGGCCCGCGACGAGTGGTCGACCGTCACCCGATGAGCGGAACGCACGCCGCGCCTCCTGCCGACGGGGTCGCGGCGGTCGCCGTCCCCCCGATCATCGTCGTCGTGGCGATGGCCGACGAGGCGGCGCCGTTCGTCTCCCGGGCGTCGCGCGTCGACGAGCCGGTCGCCGTCGGCGGGTCGCTGCAGCGGGTCGTCGAGATCGACGGGGTCGAGCTGCTGCTCGTGCAGAGCGGCATCGGGTTCGTCAACGCCGCCGGAGCGACCACGTCGGCCATCGTGCGGGCCGGCTCGCTTGAGGGTGTCGTGCCGACCGTGATCAGCGCCGGCACCGCTGCGGGCATGGGCGCCGGCATCGAGATCGGCGACGTCGTCGCGGGCTCTGAGTACGTCAACCTCGACGCCGACGCGCGCGTGTTCGGCTACCGGCTGGGGCAGGTCCCCGGGATGCCGGCCAGCTTCCACGCCGACGAGTCCCTGATGGAGGCGGCGGTCGCGTACGACACGTCCGTCCCGTCCGACGCGTCGGCCGGCTCGGGCGAGCCGTCGGCCGGGTCGGACGGCACGTCGGCTGGTCCGTGGGCCGTACGCCCGGGGTTGATCGCGTCGAGCGACGCGTTCATGACCGCCGAGCGCGTGATCGGCGTGCGCAGCGCCTTCGCCGACGTCGTCGACGTGGACGCCGTCGACATGGAGTCGATGGCGATCGCGCAGACCTGCCACGTCCACCACGTGCCGTTCGTCTCGGTGCGCGGCATCAGCGACCTCGCCGGTCCGGACGCCCACGACGTGCACGACGAGAACCTCGCCCTGACGGCGGGGCGATCGGCGGACGTCACGATGCACCTCGTGCGGGCGATCACCGCGCGCTGAGCGACGGGCTGCGCCGGCCGCGCTGCGCCGGCTGCGCTGCGCTGGCTACCGCGCGGTGCGGCGCTGCGCGGCGCCGCGCCGCGCCCGCGTCGCCTGGTGACGGCGCCGGCTGCCGTCGCGCTCCTCGGCTGCCAGCCCGCGCCTCCTTCTCGATGCACCCGGTGTCGAACGATGCACCCGCTTGCTCGTGGGTGCATCGTTCGGAGGCGGGTGCATCGGCACGAGCGGCACCGAGCGCATCCACCCCGCTGACGACACGAGCCTGAAACACGCGTGCCGTCGCGACGAAACGCGCGTTTCGTACGCTGGCGGCGACCACCCGACATCCCCACGATCAGGAGTCCCGATGTCACAGTCCTCGCCCGAGTCGCCCGAGTCGCCCGAGCCGCCCGCTTCCCCGGTCGCGACCGCCGGGCCGCCCGAGACGACACACCCCGTCGACCGCGTCCCCCCGCTGCGGAGGCTCTTCCCACTCGGCCTGCAGCACGTGCTCGCGATGTACGCCGGGGCGGTCGCCGTGCCCCTCATCGTCGGCGGAGCGCTGGTCGGCATGGGCCAGCTCGAGCCCGGCGACATCGCCTACCTGATCAGCGCCGACCTGTTCGTGGCCGGCATCGCGACGATCGTGCAGTCCGTCGGGTTCTGGCGCTTCGGGGTGCGGCTGCCCCTGATGCAGGGCTGCACCTTCGCCGCCGTCGGACCGATGATCGTGATCGGTGGCGAGTACGGCATCACGGCCATCTACGGCTCGGTCATCGCGAGCGGCGTCTTCATGATGCTGCTCGCCCCGTTCTTCTCGAAGCTGGTGCGGTTCTTCCCGCCGATCGTCACGGGCACGGTCATCCTGATCATCGGCGTCTCGCTCATGGACGTCGCCGCCGGCTGGGTCGGAGGAGGCGCGGGTTCCGACGACTTCGGACGCCCGCTCGACGTCGCCTTCGCGGCGGGCACCCTGCTGCTGATCATCCTGATCGAGCGGTTCGCGCCTCCTGCGCTCCGCCGCCTGTCGATCCTGCTGGGGCTCGTCGTCGGCACCCTCGTCGCGTGGCCGTTCGGGCTGACCGACTGGAGCGGAGTGGGCGAGAGCGCCTGGTTCGGGCTCGCCCTGCCGTTCCACTTCGGGCTGCCGACCTTCCCGGTGAGCGCGATCGTGTCGATGTGCATCGTCGGCCTGGTGATCATGACCGAGACCACCGGCGACATCATCGCGGTGGGCGAGATCGTCGACCGCCCGGTGACGCCGCGACGACTGGCCGACGGGCTGCGGGCCGACGGCCTGTCGACCGTCATCGGCGGCGTCTTCAACACGTTCCCGTACACCGCGTTCGCGCAGAACGTCGGCCTGGTCAGCATCACCGGTGTGAAGTCGCGGTACGTGGCGACGCTGGCGGGGGGCATCCTCGTGGTGCTCGGGTTGGTGCCCGCGCTCGGGGCCGTCGTCGAGGGCGTGCCCGTGGCGGTGCTCGGCGGGGCGGGCGTCGCGCTGTTCGGCATGGTCGCAGCGAGCGGCATCCGGACGCTGTCGAAGGTGCGGTTCACGAACTCGAACATCCTGATCGTGGCGGTTGCGCTGGGCGTGAGCCTGCTGCCGACGGTCAGCCCCGAGATCTACGCGCAGTTCCCGACCTGGTTCACGATCGTCTTCGACTCGGGCATCAGCGCCGGCGCGATCGTCGCCGTGCTGCTGAACCTGCTGCTCAACTCGCCGCGGATGCAGGCGCGCGACGAGGGTGCGGACCGTGACGTGTCGGCGCACGACGCCGTGCGCGGGCCCGCGGCACCGGCCGGAGCGACCGAGCGCAAGGGCTGAGCCCGGTCCCGGGCCGGGCCCGGGCTGGCCGGCCGGGGGCTGGACCTGGCCCCCGGGCTGGCCCGGCCCCGGGCTGGGCTGGCCCGGGCCCAGCCCGCGCTCGCGTCGCACCGTCGACTGAACGTCGCACCGCGCATGTCGGCGGTGCGACGTTCATTCGGTGGTGCGACTCGTGGTCCGGTCGCGGCCCCGGCCCGCCCGGCCCCGGCCCGGACGCGGCCCGGACCCGCCCCGCCCCGCTCTGCCCGGCTCAGCGACCGCCGGCGAGGCGCCAGAGGCGGTCGCGCGACATCGGCAGTTCGTGCGGCCGCACGCCGAGGGCGTCGCGGATCGCGTTGGCCAGGGCGGGTGCCACCGGGTTGTACGGCGCCTCGCTCATCGACTTGGCGCCGAGCGGACCGAGGTCGTCGTGCGTGGTCGCGAAGTGCACCTCGGTCTGGGGCACGTCCCCGAACTTGGGCATCCGGTAGTTGCGGAACGCCGTCGTCAGCACACG
It encodes the following:
- a CDS encoding S-ribosylhomocysteine lyase, whose product is MNVESFNLDHRTVAAPYVRVADQKTLPHGDVITKFDVRFTQPNEAHLDMASVHSLEHLFAEHSRNRSGDVIDFSPMGCQTGFYLILQGDPAMDDVLSLIEGTLTDITTATEVPAANEVQCGWGANHTLEGAQGVARDFLAARDEWSTVTR
- a CDS encoding SRPBCC family protein, with the protein product MTVTASASTARVAAAPLDRAWSIATPLTPVGFYPRAGVIPAVVAVHDQTGPWDAVGRTRRLELSDGSSVVESLVRVEPDGVFVYELSEFTGLLGRLVTGGRADWSYRATPSGRTRVDWTYSFFARPGRGAIVRGIVRFAWAPYMRRVLVGITREIERTA
- a CDS encoding aldo/keto reductase, with product MKTTTLPTTDRPASTIVLGLMRISGMTDDAIRELVAEARDLGIDFFDHADVYGDHPHHCEQRFGDAVTMTSSERDAIQLQSKVGIRDGFWDFSTEHILESVDASLAALHTDRLDVLLLHRPDALVEPDEVAAAFDQLHAAGKVRHFGVSNHTPAQVELLKRSVTQPLIVNQVQLSITHAPLIAAGVAANMAGLDQSVDRDNGILDHSRLNDMTLQAWSPFQKGFFDGVFLGDRDGYPELNDVIDELAAKYDVPPSAIPVAWITRHPARMQVVLGTTSVAHLRDSAAGSDVPLTRPEWYRLFTAAGHTLP
- a CDS encoding nucleobase:cation symporter-2 family protein, whose amino-acid sequence is MSQSSPESPESPEPPASPVATAGPPETTHPVDRVPPLRRLFPLGLQHVLAMYAGAVAVPLIVGGALVGMGQLEPGDIAYLISADLFVAGIATIVQSVGFWRFGVRLPLMQGCTFAAVGPMIVIGGEYGITAIYGSVIASGVFMMLLAPFFSKLVRFFPPIVTGTVILIIGVSLMDVAAGWVGGGAGSDDFGRPLDVAFAAGTLLLIILIERFAPPALRRLSILLGLVVGTLVAWPFGLTDWSGVGESAWFGLALPFHFGLPTFPVSAIVSMCIVGLVIMTETTGDIIAVGEIVDRPVTPRRLADGLRADGLSTVIGGVFNTFPYTAFAQNVGLVSITGVKSRYVATLAGGILVVLGLVPALGAVVEGVPVAVLGGAGVALFGMVAASGIRTLSKVRFTNSNILIVAVALGVSLLPTVSPEIYAQFPTWFTIVFDSGISAGAIVAVLLNLLLNSPRMQARDEGADRDVSAHDAVRGPAAPAGATERKG
- a CDS encoding LacI family DNA-binding transcriptional regulator, producing the protein MKDATIYDVAKRAGVSHQTVSRFLRGFEGIRPATREKVEQALAELEYRPNSAARYLRLQRTNRIGLLADNMHQSGPARTIAGATEAARSLGYVTDIVSMDGGDERSVDDALDLMLGQQIAGIVVTAQTAVARSALERRAISVPVARDFGLMVEGTTESINEHAGRVAAEHLVRLGHRRVAYVAGPDQWLAARERADGFRQAVTGSGGAVTVTDVGDWSAAAGYDIGLRLAARTDDFTAIAVANDAMAMGLLAALAAEGVSVPHEVSVVGNDDTPEARFMVPSLSTVALDFGFEGAHVMTSLIAHIEGRSPDTASRLPVPSLVARASTAPARG
- a CDS encoding 5'-methylthioadenosine/S-adenosylhomocysteine nucleosidase, with amino-acid sequence MSGTHAAPPADGVAAVAVPPIIVVVAMADEAAPFVSRASRVDEPVAVGGSLQRVVEIDGVELLLVQSGIGFVNAAGATTSAIVRAGSLEGVVPTVISAGTAAGMGAGIEIGDVVAGSEYVNLDADARVFGYRLGQVPGMPASFHADESLMEAAVAYDTSVPSDASAGSGEPSAGSDGTSAGPWAVRPGLIASSDAFMTAERVIGVRSAFADVVDVDAVDMESMAIAQTCHVHHVPFVSVRGISDLAGPDAHDVHDENLALTAGRSADVTMHLVRAITAR